A genomic region of Sander vitreus isolate 19-12246 chromosome 11, sanVit1, whole genome shotgun sequence contains the following coding sequences:
- the crfb1 gene encoding cytokine receptor family member b1 isoform X2, with the protein MNSCLPLVLYLILLLDSVHSSLLAPVNLSIESINFRHVLRWDPGPGTPPGTSYKIFRRVNKREPKQLQSTNGTSFKIRLPRINVQYVLTVQASYNQSVSPESRKLPFKPSIDSPPEVSLTGCGNCIQINISLPKAERGSGIKNQDIKAVLNPRFEILWRKPKEAVESIITSDSLYNLTNLQIGTEYCVKVHTKINWNKNTSPSAWNCTFTSIVEPRDLSVLGAVAASLILAIGVLMSSTLCLHYTGFLCKQNALPRVLHDALNQGCILKPERTIPDNISMSAGVEKQRKLDNSRTPQPATRGSNSDGEDEEEEEEEEHVYMDRDVELSSGESSCQNSVYVSGNSKMAASGGSGSLTVETEVPDTEFEVEVTHGRLDRDEDIAEGAEVSLMPEVHVTVEADEDKEEVCESSGNINLFSVTLATLAVWDEGEEEEQNTRDSLADFLSDLEPLLPADSKWTLSHRDSQTESNDQTTVALMLRTQEDFTATGSEGRHAHIFSCDGEHEETQEEEEEEDEEEEFSGYMRHT; encoded by the exons ATGAACTCTTGTTTGCCTCTTGTTCTTTATCTCATATTACTTCTTGATTCTG TGCACAGTTCCCTTCTTGCTCCGGTCAATCTTTCCATCGAGTCTATCAACTTCCGCCATGTGCTGCGTTGGGATCCTGGTCCCGGCACGCCACCAGGAACATCCTACAAAATTTTCAGGAG GGTGAACAAAAGAGAACCAAAACAGCTACAGTCTACTAACGGAACGTCATTTAAGATAAGGCTTCCACGCATCAACGTGCAATATGTCCTGACTGTCCAGGCATCCTACAACCAAAGCGTGTCTCCAGAGTCCAGAAAACTCCCCTTCAAGCCTTCCATAGACA GTCCTCCAGAAGTCTCCCTGACTGGATGTGGAAATTGCATCCAAATCAACATTTCACTCCCTAAAGCTGAACGTGGCTCAGGGATCAAGAATCAAGATATCAAGGCAGTGCTCAATCCTCGATTCGAAATCTTGTGGAGGAAACCTAAAGAAGCTGTG GAGTCCATCATAACATCAGACAGCCTTTATAACCTGACCAACCTACAGATTGGTACGGAGTACTGTGTAAAGGTGCACACAAAGATTAATTGGAACAAAAACACCTCACCATCCGCTTGGAATTGTACCTTCACTAGCATCGTGGAACCAAGAG ACCTTTCTGTTTTAGGTGCAGTTGCTGCTTCTCTGATTTTGGCTATCGGTGTCCTGATGAGCTCCACGTTGTGCCTCCACTACACTGGATTCCTTTGTAAACAGAATGCTCTGCCCAGAGTACTACAT GATGCTCTGAACCAAGGCTGTATCCTGAAACCAGAGAGAACAATCCCTGACAATATCTCCATGAGCGCAGGGgtggagaaacagagaaaactcGACAATTCCAGAACTCCACAACCTGCCACCAGGGGCAGTAACTCGGAtggggaggatgaagaggaagaagaggaagaggaacacGTCTACATGGACAGAGATGTAGAGCTTTCCTCAGGTGAAAGTTCCTGCCAAAACTCTGTTTATGTGTCGGGGAACAGCAAGATGGCTGCATCAGGGGGCTCGGGGAGTTTGACAGTAGAGACAGAGGTACCGGACACAGAGTTTGAGGTTGAGGTCACACATGGGCGCCTTGATCGAGACGAGGACATAGCTGAAGGAGCGGAGGTTTCTCTCATGCCTGAGGTACATGTCACAGTTGAAGCAGATGAGGATAAGGAGGAAGTGTGTGAGAGCTCAGGCAATATAAATCTGTTCTCAGTCACCCTCGCTACACTGGCTGTATGGgatgaaggggaggaggaggagcagaatACAAGAGATTCTCTCGCAGACTTTTTGTCCGATCTGGAGCCTCTACTGCCCGCAGACTCAAAATGGACTTTGAGCCACAGAGACTCACAAACTGAGTCAAATGATCAGACAACTGTGGCATTAATGCTGCGTACACAAGAAGACTTCACTGCGACTGGGTCTGAaggcagacatgcacacattttttcCTGTGACGGTGAGCATGAAGAGacacaggaggaggaagaggaggaggatgaggaagaggaattCTCCGGATATATGAGACACACATGA
- the crfb1 gene encoding cytokine receptor family member b1 isoform X1 has protein sequence MNSCLPLVLYLILLLDSVHSSLLAPVNLSIESINFRHVLRWDPGPGTPPGTSYKIFRRVNKREPKQLQSTNGTSFKIRLPRINVQYVLTVQASYNQSVSPESRKLPFKPSIDTTIGPPEVSLTGCGNCIQINISLPKAERGSGIKNQDIKAVLNPRFEILWRKPKEAVESIITSDSLYNLTNLQIGTEYCVKVHTKINWNKNTSPSAWNCTFTSIVEPRDLSVLGAVAASLILAIGVLMSSTLCLHYTGFLCKQNALPRVLHDALNQGCILKPERTIPDNISMSAGVEKQRKLDNSRTPQPATRGSNSDGEDEEEEEEEEHVYMDRDVELSSGESSCQNSVYVSGNSKMAASGGSGSLTVETEVPDTEFEVEVTHGRLDRDEDIAEGAEVSLMPEVHVTVEADEDKEEVCESSGNINLFSVTLATLAVWDEGEEEEQNTRDSLADFLSDLEPLLPADSKWTLSHRDSQTESNDQTTVALMLRTQEDFTATGSEGRHAHIFSCDGEHEETQEEEEEEDEEEEFSGYMRHT, from the exons ATGAACTCTTGTTTGCCTCTTGTTCTTTATCTCATATTACTTCTTGATTCTG TGCACAGTTCCCTTCTTGCTCCGGTCAATCTTTCCATCGAGTCTATCAACTTCCGCCATGTGCTGCGTTGGGATCCTGGTCCCGGCACGCCACCAGGAACATCCTACAAAATTTTCAGGAG GGTGAACAAAAGAGAACCAAAACAGCTACAGTCTACTAACGGAACGTCATTTAAGATAAGGCTTCCACGCATCAACGTGCAATATGTCCTGACTGTCCAGGCATCCTACAACCAAAGCGTGTCTCCAGAGTCCAGAAAACTCCCCTTCAAGCCTTCCATAGACA CCACAATAGGTCCTCCAGAAGTCTCCCTGACTGGATGTGGAAATTGCATCCAAATCAACATTTCACTCCCTAAAGCTGAACGTGGCTCAGGGATCAAGAATCAAGATATCAAGGCAGTGCTCAATCCTCGATTCGAAATCTTGTGGAGGAAACCTAAAGAAGCTGTG GAGTCCATCATAACATCAGACAGCCTTTATAACCTGACCAACCTACAGATTGGTACGGAGTACTGTGTAAAGGTGCACACAAAGATTAATTGGAACAAAAACACCTCACCATCCGCTTGGAATTGTACCTTCACTAGCATCGTGGAACCAAGAG ACCTTTCTGTTTTAGGTGCAGTTGCTGCTTCTCTGATTTTGGCTATCGGTGTCCTGATGAGCTCCACGTTGTGCCTCCACTACACTGGATTCCTTTGTAAACAGAATGCTCTGCCCAGAGTACTACAT GATGCTCTGAACCAAGGCTGTATCCTGAAACCAGAGAGAACAATCCCTGACAATATCTCCATGAGCGCAGGGgtggagaaacagagaaaactcGACAATTCCAGAACTCCACAACCTGCCACCAGGGGCAGTAACTCGGAtggggaggatgaagaggaagaagaggaagaggaacacGTCTACATGGACAGAGATGTAGAGCTTTCCTCAGGTGAAAGTTCCTGCCAAAACTCTGTTTATGTGTCGGGGAACAGCAAGATGGCTGCATCAGGGGGCTCGGGGAGTTTGACAGTAGAGACAGAGGTACCGGACACAGAGTTTGAGGTTGAGGTCACACATGGGCGCCTTGATCGAGACGAGGACATAGCTGAAGGAGCGGAGGTTTCTCTCATGCCTGAGGTACATGTCACAGTTGAAGCAGATGAGGATAAGGAGGAAGTGTGTGAGAGCTCAGGCAATATAAATCTGTTCTCAGTCACCCTCGCTACACTGGCTGTATGGgatgaaggggaggaggaggagcagaatACAAGAGATTCTCTCGCAGACTTTTTGTCCGATCTGGAGCCTCTACTGCCCGCAGACTCAAAATGGACTTTGAGCCACAGAGACTCACAAACTGAGTCAAATGATCAGACAACTGTGGCATTAATGCTGCGTACACAAGAAGACTTCACTGCGACTGGGTCTGAaggcagacatgcacacattttttcCTGTGACGGTGAGCATGAAGAGacacaggaggaggaagaggaggaggatgaggaagaggaattCTCCGGATATATGAGACACACATGA